One window from the genome of Anopheles coluzzii chromosome X, AcolN3, whole genome shotgun sequence encodes:
- the LOC125906832 gene encoding uncharacterized protein LOC125906832, whose amino-acid sequence MLTKEELLCALEVANIEVPPKATLPQLRMLYEQSVPKNKMEEQSTQNFIPQRVCADEDEVTNNGNHVAAAAILMKDKAAPTSSTQGASFDATSHQLELMALRAKIMEMEQRQTFTDGRLVHPEELKHLIPEFSDGLGINKWINTIRYNSELYGWQDRTMLLYAGSRLTGAASEWYNGFRNTLKTFDEFADTIKKAFPDRCNEAVIHSQLASVYKKISESYTSYVYRVNALGMSGHVSEEAIITYVIRGLSRDPLYDSLVTKDYRDIYDLIDNIKRYESHLLLRKNPERRSPSHINTISPRPIPPRQTTTEPLRCYNCSNHGHHSSQCTQPRRAPGSCFRCGSTSHVIRNCPVPDRRQLTVAAVQGNDNETAHLDSGENGNFVQLEAYQEL is encoded by the exons ATGCTTACAAAAGAGGAACTTCTTTGTGCTTTGGAAGTTGCTAACATCGAAGTGCCTCCGAAAGCAACTTTACCACAACTACGCATGTTGTACGAGCAAAGtgtaccgaaaaacaaaatggaggaACAATCAACCCAGAATTTCATTCCTCAAAGAGTGTGTGCAGATGAAGACGAAGTGACGAACAATGGAAACCACGTTGCAGCAGCCGCCATCTTGATGAAAGACAAAGCTGCTCCGACATCTTCGACGCAAGGTGCTTCATTCGACGCAACTTCTCATCAATTGGAATTAATGGCGCTACGAGCAAAAATTATGGAAATGGAACAGCGGCAGACGTTTACGGATGGTCGATTGGTTCATCCCGAGGAGTTGAAACATTTGATACCGGAATTTTCTGACGGCCTCGGTATCAATAAGTGGATCAATACGATTCGCTACAATAGCGAATTATATGGATGGCAGGATCGCACGATGCTTTTATATGCAGGCAGTCGGTTGACTGGAGCAGCAAGCGAATGGTACAATGGCTTCCGTAACACTTTGAAGACATTCGACGAATTCGCTGACACAATTAAAAAGGCTTTTCCTGATCGCTGTAACGAAGCCGTTATTCATAGCCAATTAGCATCGGTCTACAAGAAAATTTCTGAGTCGTACACAAGCTATGTATACCGAGTAAATGCGCTGGGAATGTCAGGCCACGTGAGTGAGGAGGCTATCATAACTTATGTCATCAGAGGACTTTCTCGTGACCCTCTCTATGATAGCCTTGTGACCAAGGATTACCGCGATATTTACGACCTGATTGACAACATTAAGCGATATGAATCCCATCTTCTGTTGCGCAAAAACCCAGAACGCCGCAGCCCATCTCACATCAACACCATTTCCCCGAGACCGATTCCACCAAGACAAACGACGACAGAACCTCTTCGATGTTATAACTGCTCGAATCATGGACATCATTCATCGCAATGCACACAACCTCGCCGAGCTCCGGGTTCCTGTTTCCGATGTGGTAGCACATCACATGTCATTCGCAACTGTCCTGTCCCAGATAGACGTCAACTAACGGTTGCTGCGGTACAGGGCAACGACAATGAAACAGCGCATCTAGATTctggggaaaatggaaacttcGTTCAACTTGAGGCCTATCAGGAG CTCTAA